Sequence from the Paenibacillus riograndensis SBR5 genome:
CCGAAATACCGTCATGTGCTGCTGCTGAAGTACTACAACGATATGACCCTGACAGAAATCGCAGACTTGCTCGGGAAGCCGGAAGGAACAATCAAAACCTGGCAGCATAAAGGACTGAAGCAGCTTAGAACGATTATGAAGAACCGGGGTGAATGGAATGATCAGTAGCAGCGAAGAGCAAGCTTTGCTGGCCGATGCCGTGTATATGCAGGGAGAGCCGGATAAGGATGTTGGTAGTGCCGCCTTAAGATCGGCAGTCCAGACGGGAATGGAACGGGGGCAGCAGCGAATGAAAAACCGTGTATTCTCCAGAGGCATGGGCTTCAGTGTCATGGCAGCCGTGGCTGCCGCAGCCGTACTTTTTATCCTTCCTTATTTGCATTCTGCTCCGCAGCCTGTAAGCACCCGCCAGTCAGTGGACTGGGGTGAGCTCGAAGTGTTCAAAGGGAACGCCGTATCCAGTCTGGATCAGCCTACGCTGGATTCGGCAATTCAAAACGGGTATATTCAGATGGTGAATCAAAAAGCAGAAGCTGAAGGATATTCGATTACATTAAATGCCATTACGGCAGACGAAAATAAGATCATGTACTTATACACGGCAGCTACCGATGACAAGCAGGAGATTTACAGCATTAACAGTGCAAAGCTGAAAGACAGTGCCACGGACCGTTATCTGAACGCAACGGGACAGGTAGGCGGCAATGTGACGGTCCCGGAACCGGAGAAAAACCATGTATTTTACGGGCGCGGCGTTGTGGAGCTGGATCGTACGGAACCTTTTCCGCAGCAGCTGGAGGCAGAATTCAGAATCGCTTCAGTGAATCCTGGTAAGCTGGCCGACCGGAGAACAGGGACAATCATGGCAGACATGCATTACTCTCCGGTTTTGAAGGTCCGCTTTGCGCTTGATCCCAAATTTCAGGAATACAAGACTCAGATCGTGAAGCCCAACCTGCCATTCACTTTGAACGGGCATGAGGTGGTGCTAAGTCAGGTGGAAATGTCTCCGCTCCTTATACGGGCAAGAGTAGCCTTAAAGAATCCGGCAGAGAACGGTTGGGAAACCAGGGAAGACATCTTTGAGAATACTCTTTTTCAGGGAATAACATCGAAGGTTCAGAGGGAATCCGTACAGCTCAGTCCGGTTTCAGGGAATGGTACGGAGGACGGTTTTGAATATTCGTTCGCCAGCAATTGGCTCAATAACCCGGAGTCGCTTGTGCTGAAGATCAAAGAGCGTAACTCCTTTGACAAAGCGGATATTCAGCTTGAAATTTACAATAAAAAGTAAGGGCTGCGGGCAGCCGCTCGTTCCAGCCCAGGTTAATGTTCTGCCGCCAGAAATGGCGGCTATTATTTTATTTTCGCATTGTTAAACCGGAACGACAGCTTATATCCATCGAAGGTATCGCCGGCTTTTTCCTCATAGATTCCGTTTGTATAATCAGAAACGGTTTTGCGCCAGAATTTCTGGCCGATAACATTTTTGGCTGCGGGATTGGTGAACAGCTCCCAGACGCCTGCAAAACGTCCGAAGACCTGAAGTGCGGCCTGCTGCGCATAACCTTGGCCTCTATAAGGCTGCAGCACAAAGAAATCATTCATAAAATAATCTACTCCTTTGGCACAGTGGGGCGGCGTAGCCACCAGGGCGAAGCCCGCAGGACGACCGTCAGCCCGGATCAGAAACGGATATAGGCAGCCCGGCTTCTCCCACCATATGTTCTGTACATCATATTGTTCAGCCAGCGTCCGCACCTCAGGGCTGTCCTCAAAAATGCCATGCTCATTAAGCACAGGCCCGTCGGTAAGCCCGTAATGCCCGGACAAATCATGCAGGTATAACGGATACATATTCTTGATGATATACGCATCTTTCAGTGTGGTGAGGGTTGTTTCAATGTTCATCTCATTCCAACTTTCTATTTATGTCTATTATATATATTTCAACTTTATAGCTGCGTGTATTGCTGCACAATAGTGAATTCCAGTATAAAAAGAGTTTGGTTTATCGTTGATAACGTGTGTCCAGAAAAAAATTTTGACGGCCTACTTGAAATCGCTAACAACAAGTCATATAATAGGGCTATCGAAACGATTCGATAACAGATTTCACGAACAACCGATTATTTTTAGAAAAGTTATTCCTTTTCGAGGAAAATTGTAGAAAAAGTGGTTTCAGGTCTCCTAATCTGGGTAATTAAAGACTGTAGGCTCTGTATTCCATCCATAATTTCACAGCTGAACTCGAATTTTTTTTCGAAATTAATCGAAACGTTTCGATGTAAGGGCTTAATTCATAGTTTTTGCAATTACGCACACACTAAAACAGGGGTGAAAGAGAATGAAGAAAAAAACAGGTTTAGTGATTACTTCAGCATTATTGGGATTCTCGTTGGTTGCAGCAGGCTGCGGTAGCTCCAAGAATGAATCCGCATCAAGCGACAACAAAACATTGAAGGTGTGGTTCATGGGTACTGCGGACACCGTGACACCGATTGCCAAGATGTATGAAGAAAAAAATCCCGGCATCAAAGTGGAAGTACAAGCTATCCCTTGGGATAATGCACATGACAAACTGCTGACCGCCGTAGCTTCCAAGAACGGTCCGGACGTAGTTCAAATGGGGACAACCTGGATTCCTGAATTTGCAGCTGCCGGTGCGCTGAAGGATATGGCACCTTATATCGAAAAATACCCAAGCATGAAAGCGGAAAACTTCTTCGACGGAGCAGTTCAAACGACCAAATATCAAGACAAGACAGTAGCTATTCCTTTCTATGTTGAAACCCGGGCAATGTTCTACCGCACGGACCTGCTGGGTGAGGTTGGCTATCCTGAAGGTCCCAAGACTTGGGATGAACTGAAGGATGCGAGCAAGAAGCTGGTAGCCAAAGGCGGAGCCGGACATTATGCACTTCCAATCGAAGCGAAGGATTCGATCTATACCGCAATCTTTGCCTGGCAGAACGGAAGCGAGCTGATTGACAGCAACCGTAAGCCGCAGTTCAATCAGCCGGCCTATGTGGAAACTATTAATTTTCTGAAGAGCTTCTATGATGAAGGCCTGTCCCCTAAAGGCACTGATCTGGATACCGTTGCCGCATTTAAGGATGGCACCATGGGAATGTTCATCAGCGGTCCTTGGATGATTCAGACCGTGAAGGAAAAAGCGCCGGAGATTGACGGCAAATGGGCTGTAACCACATTGCCTGCGAAGAAAACCAACACCTCCTCCATTGGCGGTGCGGACCTGTCCATCTTCAACTACAGTAAGAATCCGGATGAAGCCGCGAAGTTCATTGCCTTCATGGCTGAACAGGATGCACAGCTGAAATTCTATGAAACCTCCAACTCCATGCCTGCACTTAAGGCTGCTTGGGAGAATGATGCTCTGAAGGACCCGATGATCCAAGCCTTCGGCAAACAGCTTGAGAACAGCCGTCCTGCTCCAATGGTCACCGAATATGAAGAAATTGCAAAAGCGGCTATGGCCTCTTTCGAACAGATTACGGTGGGCGGTGCGGATACACAAACCGAACTCGACAAGTTGAACGCCAAAGCTAATGAACTGCTCGGCAACAAGTAAGAAGTAAGTGACTGTACAGCATTAACCTTGCCAGACATACTGCCGGAATCTCCCGAGAAGAGGTCCCGGCAGTGTGTGCGTTCATTCTTATCCAGCGAAGAAGTGCAAGAAAGCGAAGGGATGTGAGCAATTGTGAGTTCATTTGTGAAGCAGTGGCACAAAAATAAATACCCGTATATGTTTATCGCACCTGCCGTAATCCTGCTGACCCTATTTTCCATTATTCCGATTATTATCGCGCTGTTCATCAGCTTTACCGATATGGATTTGGTCGGGCTTGCGGATTATTCGAATATTAGCAGTGCGGGTTTTGCGAATTATATCAATATTTTCAAAGACCCGGTCTTCTTGAAGTCTATGTACAACACGATGATTTATGTAGTGATCGGGGTACCGCTCGTGGTGGTCGCCTCCATGGGAGTCGCCCTGCTGCTCAATTACGGAACGGGCTGGCTGTTCAAAAGCTTCCGTGTCATCTACTATATGCCGTCCATCACCAACATTGTGGCCGTAGCCGTGGTGTGGGGTTACTTGTATAACGGCAGCTATGGTCTTTTCAACTACATTCTGTCTATATTTGGACTTCCGGCGCAGCAATGGCTCCAGGACCCGACCCTGGCGAAATTATCGCTGATCCTGCTGGCTTTCTGGAAATCCATCGGGCTTAATATGATTATTTTTCTGGCGGCACTGCAGGGCATTCCCCGCTCTTATTATGAAGCGGCTGAGATTGACGGGGCGACCGGCTGGAAGAAGCTGCGCTTCATCACGGTTCCTTTGCTGGGATTTGCTACTTTCTTTGTGACCATTACGACCTTGATTGGCTGGATTCAGTTCTTCGAAGAACCGCTGGTGATGACCAAGGGCGGACCGCTCAATGCAACGATGTCGATGGCGCTCTTCATTTACAACAATGGCTTCCAGCTCAGCAAGTTTGGTTATGCGGCTGCCGGCTCGTTTGTGCTGTTCATCATCATCATTATTGTTACGCTCA
This genomic interval carries:
- a CDS encoding DUF4179 domain-containing protein, with translation MISSSEEQALLADAVYMQGEPDKDVGSAALRSAVQTGMERGQQRMKNRVFSRGMGFSVMAAVAAAAVLFILPYLHSAPQPVSTRQSVDWGELEVFKGNAVSSLDQPTLDSAIQNGYIQMVNQKAEAEGYSITLNAITADENKIMYLYTAATDDKQEIYSINSAKLKDSATDRYLNATGQVGGNVTVPEPEKNHVFYGRGVVELDRTEPFPQQLEAEFRIASVNPGKLADRRTGTIMADMHYSPVLKVRFALDPKFQEYKTQIVKPNLPFTLNGHEVVLSQVEMSPLLIRARVALKNPAENGWETREDIFENTLFQGITSKVQRESVQLSPVSGNGTEDGFEYSFASNWLNNPESLVLKIKERNSFDKADIQLEIYNKK
- a CDS encoding GNAT family N-acetyltransferase, with translation MNIETTLTTLKDAYIIKNMYPLYLHDLSGHYGLTDGPVLNEHGIFEDSPEVRTLAEQYDVQNIWWEKPGCLYPFLIRADGRPAGFALVATPPHCAKGVDYFMNDFFVLQPYRGQGYAQQAALQVFGRFAGVWELFTNPAAKNVIGQKFWRKTVSDYTNGIYEEKAGDTFDGYKLSFRFNNAKIK
- a CDS encoding sugar ABC transporter substrate-binding protein, with the translated sequence MKKKTGLVITSALLGFSLVAAGCGSSKNESASSDNKTLKVWFMGTADTVTPIAKMYEEKNPGIKVEVQAIPWDNAHDKLLTAVASKNGPDVVQMGTTWIPEFAAAGALKDMAPYIEKYPSMKAENFFDGAVQTTKYQDKTVAIPFYVETRAMFYRTDLLGEVGYPEGPKTWDELKDASKKLVAKGGAGHYALPIEAKDSIYTAIFAWQNGSELIDSNRKPQFNQPAYVETINFLKSFYDEGLSPKGTDLDTVAAFKDGTMGMFISGPWMIQTVKEKAPEIDGKWAVTTLPAKKTNTSSIGGADLSIFNYSKNPDEAAKFIAFMAEQDAQLKFYETSNSMPALKAAWENDALKDPMIQAFGKQLENSRPAPMVTEYEEIAKAAMASFEQITVGGADTQTELDKLNAKANELLGNK
- a CDS encoding carbohydrate ABC transporter permease translates to MFIAPAVILLTLFSIIPIIIALFISFTDMDLVGLADYSNISSAGFANYINIFKDPVFLKSMYNTMIYVVIGVPLVVVASMGVALLLNYGTGWLFKSFRVIYYMPSITNIVAVAVVWGYLYNGSYGLFNYILSIFGLPAQQWLQDPTLAKLSLILLAFWKSIGLNMIIFLAALQGIPRSYYEAAEIDGATGWKKLRFITVPLLGFATFFVTITTLIGWIQFFEEPLVMTKGGPLNATMSMALFIYNNGFQLSKFGYAAAGSFVLFIIIIIVTLIQFAVKKKEVEY